The Thermoplasmata archaeon genome contains the following window.
GGGCGCTCTTGTCGCGCGTGTCCACGGTCAGGTGGAACGTGAACGCGACGTAGTTGAGCATCCCGTCTCCGAGGCTCGTGTTGTCGAGCACGCGCGTGTACGGCAGGTCGGGCGCACCGACCGTGAAGTTGACGTAGGTTACGTCATCGACGGTCTCGTTCGTCAGGCCGCTCAGCGTCCACGCCGTCACGAGGCTGCGCGCTTTGATCGGGACATTCTGCGTGAGTGGGACCCCGAAGGTGTCGACGCTCATCAGGTCGAATCCGTCGCTCGCGTTCACGGCGCGGAACTCGATGAAGCGGTTCAGGCTCTGCGCCAGGACCGTGTACACCGGCACGCCGCGCGTCGCGATGTAGTTGCCCTGTTCATCGACGATCTCTGCTCCGCCCAGGAACCGCTTGTACTCCGCGAAGATCACGACGTCGTTCACATGAGCGGTCGTTCCGTACCGTACGCCGAAGACCGCGTTCCCGGCTTTCACACCGACGAGATCGCCGCCACCGAACCGGTCCGTCGAGATGGGACCGATCACGACCGGCGTGAGGTCGCGCGGTGGGGCCGCCGCGCTCGCCGATCCCATGAAGCCAAGGGGGATCGCGAGCAGGGCCGCCACGACCAATGCCACCACCAACGTGCGCATGCGTTCACCTTCCCCGTGAGACGATATATCGCCTCACTATGGACATAGTGTCGCTATGATTGTATCTGTACTTAAATCCAGCGAAGCGATTCTCCGGTCAAGCCCATATAGTTCGGCACGGATGCACGAAAACGGTGTCTCGGCTCATCTTGCTCGACGCGAACGCCCTCTTGATGCCTTTCCAGTTCCAGGTCCACCTCGACGCGGAGCTGCGCCGAGTCGTGGGCGATGTCGAGGTCGCGGTCCCGACGCCCGTGCTGGCGGAGCTGGCCGTCCTCGCCGAGTCCGATCGGGACGCCCGGTCCGGGCTGCGTCTCGCAGGAAAGTACCGCCGGATGGAGGCCCACGGGTCCGCGGACGACGCGCTCCTCGACCTCGCGACGACGCATCGCGCGGTCGTCGTGACGAACGACCAACCGCTCCTGGAACGACTTCGGGCGGCGGGCGTCCCTCGCGTCTTCCTGCGATCCCGCAACCACCTCGTCGCGGAAGGCTTGTGACGCTGGAAAGACATAAGCCCGGCGCGGGCCTGTCCCGCGCCGCTGAAGCCGTACCACGTCGAGACGCTCAAGGCGATTGCCCTCACGGGCGGGCTCAAGGACTACGTCAACTTGTCGTCACGCGACCTGGGCAAGCTCGTCGGCGTGAGCCAGCAGAGCGCGTCGCAGCGGATCCTCGAGTTGATCCGCGAGGGCTTGGTGGCGCGAGACCTCGCGACCCGCCGCCAGCGCATCCGGCTGACGCCGAAAGGCGCGGACGTCCTCCGGAAGGAGTACGCCGATTATCAGCGGGTCTTCGACATCAAGGAGACGCTCACGATCACGGGGAGCGTCGCGAGCGGCCTGGGGGAAGGCGCGTTCTACATGCGGCAGAAAGGCTACAAGGACCAGTTCCGCAAGAAGCTCTGGTTCGAGCCCTACGAAGGGACACTGAACCTGAAGATCGCGGGCCCGGACCTCGCGAAGCTGCGGATCCTTCAGGAGAATCCGGGGATCGAGATCTCGGGATTCGAGGCCGCCGGCCGTACGTTCGGCGGCGCGAAGTGTTTCCTCGCGACGGCGGGCCATGTCGATTGCGCCGTCATCATGCCGATCCGCACGCACCACACGGACGTCCTCGAGGTCATCTCGAAGCACTACCTACGGAGCGCGCTCGGGCTCAAGGATGGGGACGTGCTCGAGCTCAATGTGACGCTTTAGGAAACGTCCGTACGTAAACGCAAAGCCCAAGACCGTGGGCCGTGTTCGTCGTGCGATGGCTTTTCCCAGGGCCCTTCCGCTCCTCGTCGCGGGGTGCATCGTCCTCGTCGCCGCCGTGGCGGCCTGGTTCCCTCATCCCGCGGTGTGGATCTCTGTCCGCGCGGGACGGACCGTCTACGCGCCCGGGGAGCCGGTGAATTTTACCGCCACACTCGTCGTCGGTGGGAACCGGCCCGTCACCGTGCCGGACGGCCCCGGGGGTCCGGGTTGTGGAATCTACTTCATCGTGGAGGACGAAAGCCACGCGCAGATATACCCCGGCGACGGGGGATTGCGCTCTTGTCCGCTGATGTTCGCGAGGCTCCTCCCTCCGGGGGAGACTCGGTCGTGGAATTTCACGTGGCTCCAAGTAAATGCGTCGGGTTCGCCCGTACCGGCGGAGCGCACGTATTGGCTCGTCGCCGAACTCTTTACGTCGCGCGACATCCAAGTAATCGTGGCGCCCGCCGGTATCTTCGTGGGGATGGGCGGGATGTCGTCGAGCGGTTGATGAGCCGCGGTGACGGTTTTCGCAGCACGCACCGATCGAGCCTCAGGCGCGGTCGTCCTCTTGGGCGATCCGTCGGGCGTTTGCGGCCGCGGTCGCCGGGCTCCACAGATTCGGGGCGAAGAGTTCGCGCGGCATCAACGCGAGGCGACGCCAGGCGAGCCCGACGACCGGCAGGACGATGCCCAATCCGATGAGGGCGGTCACGAAGAAGCCGTACGCCGTCGACAGGA
Protein-coding sequences here:
- a CDS encoding twitching motility protein PilT; this translates as MSRLILLDANALLMPFQFQVHLDAELRRVVGDVEVAVPTPVLAELAVLAESDRDARSGLRLAGKYRRMEAHGSADDALLDLATTHRAVVVTNDQPLLERLRAAGVPRVFLRSRNHLVAEGL
- a CDS encoding DUF120 domain-containing protein, encoding MSSRDLGKLVGVSQQSASQRILELIREGLVARDLATRRQRIRLTPKGADVLRKEYADYQRVFDIKETLTITGSVASGLGEGAFYMRQKGYKDQFRKKLWFEPYEGTLNLKIAGPDLAKLRILQENPGIEISGFEAAGRTFGGAKCFLATAGHVDCAVIMPIRTHHTDVLEVISKHYLRSALGLKDGDVLELNVTL